The genomic interval TGGAAACGATGGCTTCGATGTACTCGATGAAGGAACACCTCTGACGGTGATTGAAGAACCGATAGTAACCGGTGTGGGGAAAATATCCGAGGGTTTCTCTGACGAGGTAAGTATCGTGTACAACTACGGTTACGTCAAGAAGATTTTCACAATAAAGAACGACGAGAATTATACCTTCTTCGTTGATATAGAAAGCTCAAAACCAGTTGAGATGACGGTGCCAAGAGTTTCTATCGATACCTCCACGGATAGATACCTGGAAAACTATTTCGCGTCCTTCAATCCCGGAACGCGAACTCTGGTACTTTTAAAACATGACGAAGGTCTCCTCTTTGAAGGTACTTTGAAGGTAAACAGACACAAAAGTTTCACCGTTTTCATAGGACCGAACAAGAGAACTCTCATAAAGAAAGCCTTTCCAGAGGATTACGATGTTCTCATAAAAGCCCTTGTGAAAATACCGGGATTCAACAAATGGTACGATTCTGTGTTCTACGGTCTGGTCTGGTTCTTCTGGTGGCTGAAAGATCTCACAAAGAATTTTGGATGGGCGATTGTGCTCTTCACTCTGATCGTGAGGTTGATACTTTATCCTCTCTACCACGCTCAAACGAAATCTCTCATAAATATGAGAAAGTTACAGCCACAGATAGAAGCCATCAAGAAGAAGTACAAGGACCCGACGAAACAGCAGGAAGCCCTCTTGAAACTCTACAGAGAAGCGGGAGTGAACCCAGCCAGCGGTTGTCTCATGCTCCTTATACAGCTACCTATCTTCATGCTTTTGTGGTCGGTCATCAGATATTACGTCGAAGAATTTGCCTACAGCGGAAATTTCCTCATCTGGAAAGATCTCTCCTCGGGTGGTTTTTCTAACAACTGGCTGTTTCTGATAATCACCATAGTGGCGAGTTACTACTCGACTCTTCTCACGAGCCAGGACGCAAGAACAGCCTGGCAGGGTATCATCATGTCGGTGATCTTCCCGTTCCTGTTTGTGGGACTTCCAAGCGGACTGTTTCTATACTATGCAACTAACACCCTGATTCAACTTGCGGTGACTTACTATACCTACAAACGCTACAAAATAAAAGGTCTCACAACGAGAGAACTTCTCGGTCTTCCGAAAAAGGCATGAGGGGGGATTAGATGAAGAAAATAGTAGAAAAAGCTCCTACAGTAGAGGAAGCGGTTGAAAAGGTGGTTGAAAAATACGGTCTCGGAGAAGGAGAGTATACGGTCAACGTGCTGGAAAAAGGATTTCATGGAATATTCGGTCTCTTTTCAAAAGAAGCGGTTGTTGAGGTGCAGATCAACAAAGCTTACTTCGAGAGAAGGTTGAAGGAATTTCTGACTGAGATTTTGCAGGTGGTAGATCCTGAAGTCAAAATAACTGTAAAATCTTCTGGAAGGAGTTTCTTTGTTGACGTGGAGAGCGAAAACGTAGGAAGGCTCATAGGTAAACACGGAAAAACCATGGGCGCACTTCAACACATAGTGATGATCTTCCTCAACAGATTGAGTGATACAAAGCTAAACGTGATTCTGGATATGGGAGATTACAGGGAAAAGCGGAAGAAATCTCTTGAAAAGATAGTAGAAGAAGCCGTCAAAAAGGCCATTTCTGAGAAGACCAAAGTGGTACTGGATCCCATGTTTTCATTCGAAAGGAAAATGGTTCACAAGCTTGTGAGAAAATACAGAGGTGTGATAAGCTACTCGGTTGGTGTGGAACCCTACAGAAGAGTTGTGATAGAGTATTCTGGAACAAGGCGAGAGGGGAGAAGAAAACATGATATTAAGGAAAGCATATGATGTCACTCCCCAGGAAATTTCGACTGATAAAGTACGAGGAGTTCGTAAAAGAGTCCTCATAGGCTTGAAAAACGCTCCGAACTTTGTCATGAGACTTTTCACGGTGGAACCTGGTGGTCTCATTGACAGACATGATCATCCATGGGAACACGAGATATTCGTTTTGAAGGGAAAACTCACGGTTTTGAAAGAGCAAGGGGAGGAGACGGCAGAAGAGGGTTTTTGCATCTTCGTGGGCCCCAATGAAATACACGGTTTCAGAAACGATACAGATTCCGAGGTGGAATTTCTCTGTTTGATACCTAAGGAAGGCGGAGAGTAATTCTTCTTTAAAATATCCGAAAAGAAAGAGTAGTAAAATACTCTTCGCTGGTGCGTGGGGTGCGTTTCAAATCCCTCAAGGGTACGTACCTCAGCATCTGTATACCATGTGATTGGGAGGTGAAGGTGTTGTACGCCATCGTGGAAACGGCTGGCAGGCAGTACAAGGTCGAGGAAGGAAAGATTCTCTACACTGAAAGGCAGAAAGATTACTCCCCGGGTGACGAGATCGTCTTTGACAGAGTTGTGTTCCTCAGGAAAGATGGAGAAGTGCTTGTCGGAAAACCTTATGTTGAAGGTGTCAAAGTCATTGGAAGGGTCTTGGAACACGCAAAGGCCAGAAAAGTGAAAACCGTGAAGTACAGACCCAGAAAGAGCAGCAAGGTGGAAAAAGGACACAGACAGTGGTACACCGCCATCAGAATTGAAAAGATTGAACTATGATAAAGGTGACTGTGACTAATACTTTTTTTGAAGTAACAGGACATACACCAGACAAAACACTGTGCGCTTCAGTTAGTCTTTTGACACAACATGTGGCGAACTTCCTGAAAGCCGAGAAAAAAGCGAGAGTAGAAAGAGGATCCGGTTATCTGAAAGTGAAATTTGAGAAACTCGAAAACTGTGAAGTGAAAGTACTAGCAGCTATGGTGAGATCTTTGAAAGAACTCGAACAAAAGTTTCCTTCTCAGATCAAAGTGGAGGTGATCGATAATGGCTCATAAAAAGAGCGGTGGTGTTGCAAAGAACGGTAGAGATAGCCTTCCAAAATATTTGGGAGTCAAAGTGGGTGATGGCCAGATTGTCAAGGCAGGAAACATCCTCGTGAGACAGAGAGGGACAAGATTTTATCCTGGAAAAAACGTTGGTATGGGAAGAGATTTCACCCTGTTTGCACTGAAGGATGGCAGGGTGAAGTTTGAAACGAAAAACAACAAAAAGTATGTGAGTGTTTATGAGGAGTGAAAGAGTGAACAGCATAAAGAAAATCTCCTTCGTGGGTATTTTCTCGGCTCTTGCAACCCTGGTGATGTTTTTGGAGTTTCCAATATTCCCACAGGCGAGTTTCCTGAAATACGATCCCAGTGAAATACCGGCTCTCATAGTGAGTTTCTTACTGGGACCCGGGGTTGGTATGTTTGTTATCCTGGTGAAAGATATTCTCTTCTTCCTCATGAAGTCTGGTGATCCTGTGGGAATCGCGATGAACGCTGTGCTGGGAATGTCCTTTGTGGGAATAGCCGGTCTCATTTATCACAGAAACAAGAACAGAGTAACGGCGATAAAAGGCATGATCGTCGCTACACTTTTCACCACGGCGTTCGCCCTAGGATTGAACGCTCTCATCGTGCCGCTTTACTTCAAAGCTCCGTTCGAACTTTATCTGAAATTTTTCCCGTTCATACTGGCTTTCAATCTGGTGAAATTTGGAGTCGACTCGGTTGTGACGTTTTTTGTTTACAAGAAAGTTTCCAGTATCTTTAAACTGGAAACAGTGGAAGGGAGGAGCAACAATGGCTAGGTACTTTCCTGTTCAGAAGACAACTATGATAAAACCTGAAGAGGTTGAAAGAAAATGGTACGTGGTGGACGCTTCCGGAAAGGTTCTCGGAAGACTCGCGACGCGCATAGCAAAGATACTGATGGGAAAACACAAGCCCAATTACACTCCGCACGTTGACACGGGGGATTACGTCATCGTTGTGAACGCTGACAAGGTGGTTCTCACCGGAAAGAAGCTCGATCAGAAGGTTTATTACTGGCATTCTGGTTATCCCGGAGGTTTGAAGTCTCTGACAGCAAGACAGATGCTGGAAAAGCATCCCGAAAGGCTCATATGGCTCGCTGTCAAAAGGATGCTTCCGAAGAACAGACAGAGCCGAAAAATGCTCAAAAGGCTCAAAGTTTATGCGTCACCCGAACATCCACATCAGGCGCAGAAACCTGAGCCTATTGAACTGTGAAAAATGAGGAGGGAGAAGGATGGCTGAAGTGATAGGATACTACGGAACAGGAAGGAGAAAGACCGCTGTTGCGAGAGTTTACCTGAGACCGGGAGAAGGAAAAGTGAAGGTCAATGGAAAAGAGTACGACAGCCTGAATGACTATTTCAAAAATCCCGCGTGGACAAAGCACGCGATAGAACCCCTCGAAGTAACCAACACACTTGGCAAATTCGATCTTGTCATAAGGGTTAACGGTGGAGGTTTGTCTGGCCAGTCCGGTGCCGTGAGGCTTGGCATCGCCAGAGCCCTCCTTCAGTACGACCAGAAGCTGAGGCCTGTTCTCAAGAAATACAAGATGCTCACAAGGGATCCAAGAGAAGTGGAAAGAAAGAAGTACGGCTTGAAAAAGGCAAGAAGAGCTCCTCAGTTCTCCAAGAGATGATTTTGCTGGCAGCAGACAATCGCGGGGTCCGGTTCTCCCGGACCTCTCTTTTTCTGTTTATCGAACAAAGTGCAAAGAAAGCACCATAACGCAAAAGTGCCTCGTCTAAACTCATCAAGAAAGAGTTCCCGCAAATCAAAGATAAACTTTTCTGCTTTGAGGTTCTTAGGGAGCAATCTCAAAGGAAGGATAAGGATGCTCAAAACCTACAAATTTTGTATCTACCCCACGAAAGAACAAGAAAAAAAACTGGCTAAACATTTTGATCACACCTTGCGAAGAATTTGGCCAGGTATGGCTTGATGCCATCAGTAGGGGGGAGCCGTTCGAATTCATGCCCGTGGACCGTGCTCTGGCGGAACCCAAAATGGGTCTACGAGCCATCACGGGTTGAAGCGGGAAGCGCACCTTATGTAAGGTGTGGTAGTTTACCAACCGAGGAGTGAGAGTGTGATTCCTCGAGAGGTCATCGAGGAAATAAAAGAAAAAGTTGACATCGTAGAAGTCATTTCAGAGTATGTGAATCTCACCCGGGTAGGTTCTTCCTACAGGGCTCTCTGTCCCTTTCATTCAGAAACCAATCCTTCTTTTTACGTTCATCCGGGTTTGAAGATATACCATTGTTTCGGCTGTGGTGCGAGCGGGGATGTCATCAAATTTCTTCAGGAAATGGAAGGGATCAGTTTCCAGGAAGCGCTGGAAAGACTTGCCAAGAGAGCTGGGATTGATCTTTCTCTCTACAGAACAGAAGGGACTTCTGAATACGGAAAATACATTCGTTTGTACGAAGAAACGTGGAAAAGGTACGTCAAAGAGCTGGAGAAATCGAAAGAGGCAAAAGACTATTTAAAAAGCAGAGGCTTTTCTGAAGAAGATATAGCAAAGTTTGGCTTTGGGTACGTTCCTAAGAGATCCAGCATCTCTATAGAAGTTGCAGAAGGCATGAACATAACACCGGAAGAACTTGTCAGATACGGTATCGCGTTAAAAAAGGGTGATCGATTCGTTGATAGATTCGAAGAAAGAATCGTTGTTCCAATAAAGAACGACAGTGGACATATTGTGGCTTTTGGTGGGCGTGCTCTCGGCAACGAAGAACCAAAGTATTTGAACTCTCCAGAGACCAGGTATTTTTCGAAGAAGAAAATCCTTTTTCTCTTCGATGAGGCGAAAAAAGTGGCAAAAGAGGTCGGTTTTTTCGTCATCACTGAAGGCTACTTCGACGCGCTCGCATTCAGAAGGGATGGAATACCAACGGCGGTCGCTGTTCTTGGGGCGAGTCTTTCAAGGGAAGCAATTCTGAAGCTTTCGGCGTATTCGAAAAATGTCATACTGTGTTTCGATAATGACAGAGCAGGCTTCAGAGCCACTCTCAAATCCCTCGAAGACCTCCTTGAATACGAATTCAACGTGCTTGTAGCAACCCCCTCTCCTTACAAAGATCCGGATGAACTCTTTCAGAAGGAATGGGAAGGTTCGCTGAAAAAGATGCTGAAAAACTCACGTTCGTTCGAATATTTCCTGGTGACTGCTGGTGAAGTCTTCTTTGACAAAAACAGCCCCGCGGGTGTGAGATCCTACCTTTCTTTCCTCAAAGGTTGGGTCCAGAGGATGAGAAAGAAAGGATATTTGAAACATGTAGAAAATCTCGTGAAGGAAGCTTCGGCTTCTCTCCAGATACCAGAAAACCAGATTTTGAACTTTTTTGAGAGTGAAAAGTCTAACACTATGCTTGTTCATGGATCCAGGTCGTCAAAGGTTTACGATGAGGGAAGAGGACTTGCTTACCTGTTTTTGAACTACGAAGATTTGAGGGGAAAGATTCTGGAGCTGGACTTAGAGGTACTGGAAGATGAAAACGCGAGAGAATTTTTCAAGAGGGTTTCATCCGATGAAGATTTAAGCGAAGCTATAGAAAACTTTCCAAAAGAGTTGAAAGATTGGGTTTTTGAAACGATAGAAAGCATTCCTCCTCCAAAGGATCCCGAGAAATTTCTCGCTGACCTCTCCGAAAAGTTGAAAATCCGGCGGATAGAGAGACGTATTGCAGAAATAGATGAGATGATAAAAAAGGTTTCAAACGATGAGGAAAGGCGTCTTCTTCTCTCTATGAAGTTGGATCTCCTCAGAAAAATAAAGAGGAGGTGATCGGTATGGCGAAGAAGGAAAAAGTCACAATGAACGAAGAACAGCAGGTTCTTCAGGAACAGCACCAGGAGCAGACGCAGGAGCAGACACAGGAACAGAAAGAAACGCTTCCTCCTCAGGTAGAAAAACGTATAAAAAAACTCATCAGTTTAGGAAAAAAGAAAGGTTACATAACATATGAGGATATAGATAAAGCTTTTCCTCCAGACTTCGAAGACTTTGATACGAATCTGATAGAGAGAATACATGAAGAACTGGAAAAACATGGAATAAACATTGTGGAAAGTGAATCTGAGGAAGAAGAAATGAGTGTTCCCGGTGACGAACAGGAACTAGAAGAACTTTTGGAGAGAGAATCCCCTGAGATACACGATTCGAGCAACGTAAGGGATTCCATCAAGATGTATCTCAAAGAGATAGGAAAAATACCACTTCTAACACCAGCTCAAGAACGTGAACTCGCAAGACGAGCACAGATGGGCGATAAAAAGGCCAAAGAGAAACTAATAACATCGAATCTGAGGCTTGTTGTCAGTATAGCTAAGCGCTACATGGGACGCGGTCTTTCTTTCCAGGACCTCATACAGGAAGGAAACATAGGACTTCTGAAGGCGGTAGAGAAGTTCGACTGGAGGAAGGGTTACAAATTCAGTACGTACGCTACCTGGTGGATCAGACAGGCAATCACAAGAGCGATAGCGGATCAGGCAAGGACCATCAGGATACCTGTCCACATGGTGGAAACTATAAACAAACTGAACAGGTTGAGAAGAGAGTACTATCAGAAACACGGTGAAGAACCATCCATAGAAGAACTCGCAAAGATGATGGGCAAACCCCCAGAAAAGATAAAGGAAATACTCGAAGCAGCGAAGGAAACCATATCCCTGGAATCTCCTATAGGTGAAGATGAAGATTCTTCCATCGAAGACTTTGTGGCTGACGATTCCATAGCCTCTCCAAAGAAAGAGGCCATGAGGATGCTCATGAGGGAAGAGCTCGAGAAAGTCTTGAAAACTCTGAGCCCGAGAGAAGCGATGGTTCTGAGAATGAGGTACGGCTTGCTCGATGGAAAACCAAAAACGCTTGAAGAAGTTGGCCAGTATTTCAATGTCACAAGAGAAAGGATCAGGCAGATAGAAGTCAAAGCACTGCGGAAGTTGAGACATCCATCGAGGAGCAAGTATCTGAAATCACTGCTCTCTCTGATGGATGAAAACGAAGGGTGAGCCCTGCTCACCCTTTCATTTTTTCAGTAAGTCCATGAGAAACTCCACCGGATTCTCCCTGGTGTAGAGAACAACACTTCCCGACCGTCTATTGTATCTCGGATGATTCAAAAACGGCGAGTCTCTGTTTGGAAAGATTTCCACCATTGAGTGATCGAATCTGATCTTCTTTACTCCCAGCTTCGAAGCTCTGATCCTCAATCTGAAGTAATCAACGAGTAACTTCACTTCTTCGGGTGGTTCTCCGAATCTATCCCTCATTTCCTCCAGTATTTCCTCGAGATCTTCCTCATCAAGAGAGGATGCGAGTCTTCTGTAAAGTCTCAACCTCTCTACAGGATTCTGCACGTAATCTTCCGGTATGAAAAATCTGCCCGGGGGATTTTCTATTTCAACGTTCACAGAGTGTTTCTTTTCGATTCGTCTTTCTTTGAATCTCGTGATGGTCTCTTTCAAGATTTCGTTGTACAGTTTCAAACCAACGGACACAACGTTTCCATGTTGTTCCAAACCGAGGACATCTCCCACACCTCTCAGTTCCATATCTTTCAGTGCTATTTGAAGACCGCTTCCAAAGCCTGTGTAGGATTTAAGCACCTTCAGTCTTTCAAGAGCGCTTCTTGGAGTACCCTTCGGGTACAGGAAGTACGCAAAGGCCCTTCGGTCGCTTCTACCCACCCTTCCTCTGAGCTGATAGAGCTGTGAAAGGCCGTATCTCTGTGCGTCATCCACTATGAGTGTGTTTGCATTCGGTATATCAACACCATTCTCGATAATTGTGGTACACAGAAGAACATCGATGTTCCCGCGGTAGAACTCGTGGACAATTCTCTCCATGGTTTTTCTGGACATCTTTCCGTGGGCAACCGCTATTTCCAACTCCGGAAACATCCTTTTCAGTTTTTCGAAAACCTCCGGTAGTTCTTCCACGCGGTTGTGAACGTAGATCACCTGACCTCCCCTGTTTATCTCCCTGATCACCGCTCCCTTGACGAGATCATCGCTGTACTCTGCGACATAAACGTATACTGGTT from Thermotoga sp. Mc24 carries:
- a CDS encoding ribosomal-processing cysteine protease Prp, producing the protein MIKVTVTNTFFEVTGHTPDKTLCASVSLLTQHVANFLKAEKKARVERGSGYLKVKFEKLENCEVKVLAAMVRSLKELEQKFPSQIKVEVIDNGS
- the rpsI gene encoding 30S ribosomal protein S9, yielding MAEVIGYYGTGRRKTAVARVYLRPGEGKVKVNGKEYDSLNDYFKNPAWTKHAIEPLEVTNTLGKFDLVIRVNGGGLSGQSGAVRLGIARALLQYDQKLRPVLKKYKMLTRDPREVERKKYGLKKARRAPQFSKR
- a CDS encoding helix-turn-helix domain-containing protein; this translates as MYPTKEQEKKLAKHFDHTLRRIWPGMA
- the rplM gene encoding 50S ribosomal protein L13 → MARYFPVQKTTMIKPEEVERKWYVVDASGKVLGRLATRIAKILMGKHKPNYTPHVDTGDYVIVVNADKVVLTGKKLDQKVYYWHSGYPGGLKSLTARQMLEKHPERLIWLAVKRMLPKNRQSRKMLKRLKVYASPEHPHQAQKPEPIEL
- the dnaG gene encoding DNA primase — encoded protein: MIPREVIEEIKEKVDIVEVISEYVNLTRVGSSYRALCPFHSETNPSFYVHPGLKIYHCFGCGASGDVIKFLQEMEGISFQEALERLAKRAGIDLSLYRTEGTSEYGKYIRLYEETWKRYVKELEKSKEAKDYLKSRGFSEEDIAKFGFGYVPKRSSISIEVAEGMNITPEELVRYGIALKKGDRFVDRFEERIVVPIKNDSGHIVAFGGRALGNEEPKYLNSPETRYFSKKKILFLFDEAKKVAKEVGFFVITEGYFDALAFRRDGIPTAVAVLGASLSREAILKLSAYSKNVILCFDNDRAGFRATLKSLEDLLEYEFNVLVATPSPYKDPDELFQKEWEGSLKKMLKNSRSFEYFLVTAGEVFFDKNSPAGVRSYLSFLKGWVQRMRKKGYLKHVENLVKEASASLQIPENQILNFFESEKSNTMLVHGSRSSKVYDEGRGLAYLFLNYEDLRGKILELDLEVLEDENAREFFKRVSSDEDLSEAIENFPKELKDWVFETIESIPPPKDPEKFLADLSEKLKIRRIERRIAEIDEMIKKVSNDEERRLLLSMKLDLLRKIKRR
- the rpoD gene encoding RNA polymerase sigma factor RpoD, producing MAKKEKVTMNEEQQVLQEQHQEQTQEQTQEQKETLPPQVEKRIKKLISLGKKKGYITYEDIDKAFPPDFEDFDTNLIERIHEELEKHGINIVESESEEEEMSVPGDEQELEELLERESPEIHDSSNVRDSIKMYLKEIGKIPLLTPAQERELARRAQMGDKKAKEKLITSNLRLVVSIAKRYMGRGLSFQDLIQEGNIGLLKAVEKFDWRKGYKFSTYATWWIRQAITRAIADQARTIRIPVHMVETINKLNRLRREYYQKHGEEPSIEELAKMMGKPPEKIKEILEAAKETISLESPIGEDEDSSIEDFVADDSIASPKKEAMRMLMREELEKVLKTLSPREAMVLRMRYGLLDGKPKTLEEVGQYFNVTRERIRQIEVKALRKLRHPSRSKYLKSLLSLMDENEG
- the jag gene encoding RNA-binding cell elongation regulator Jag/EloR, whose amino-acid sequence is MKKIVEKAPTVEEAVEKVVEKYGLGEGEYTVNVLEKGFHGIFGLFSKEAVVEVQINKAYFERRLKEFLTEILQVVDPEVKITVKSSGRSFFVDVESENVGRLIGKHGKTMGALQHIVMIFLNRLSDTKLNVILDMGDYREKRKKSLEKIVEEAVKKAISEKTKVVLDPMFSFERKMVHKLVRKYRGVISYSVGVEPYRRVVIEYSGTRREGRRKHDIKESI
- the rpmA gene encoding 50S ribosomal protein L27; its protein translation is MAHKKSGGVAKNGRDSLPKYLGVKVGDGQIVKAGNILVRQRGTRFYPGKNVGMGRDFTLFALKDGRVKFETKNNKKYVSVYEE
- the rplU gene encoding 50S ribosomal protein L21, which translates into the protein MYAIVETAGRQYKVEEGKILYTERQKDYSPGDEIVFDRVVFLRKDGEVLVGKPYVEGVKVIGRVLEHAKARKVKTVKYRPRKSSKVEKGHRQWYTAIRIEKIEL
- a CDS encoding cupin domain-containing protein, with the translated sequence MILRKAYDVTPQEISTDKVRGVRKRVLIGLKNAPNFVMRLFTVEPGGLIDRHDHPWEHEIFVLKGKLTVLKEQGEETAEEGFCIFVGPNEIHGFRNDTDSEVEFLCLIPKEGGE
- a CDS encoding ECF transporter S component, with product MNSIKKISFVGIFSALATLVMFLEFPIFPQASFLKYDPSEIPALIVSFLLGPGVGMFVILVKDILFFLMKSGDPVGIAMNAVLGMSFVGIAGLIYHRNKNRVTAIKGMIVATLFTTAFALGLNALIVPLYFKAPFELYLKFFPFILAFNLVKFGVDSVVTFFVYKKVSSIFKLETVEGRSNNG
- the yidC gene encoding membrane protein insertase YidC yields the protein MVLRKVVAILLAVLPIFLFAVEPIKVVRSEKEIVVLTRFEEYHFDLEKGILKDFYTIFDGRKHVFTYGNDGFDVLDEGTPLTVIEEPIVTGVGKISEGFSDEVSIVYNYGYVKKIFTIKNDENYTFFVDIESSKPVEMTVPRVSIDTSTDRYLENYFASFNPGTRTLVLLKHDEGLLFEGTLKVNRHKSFTVFIGPNKRTLIKKAFPEDYDVLIKALVKIPGFNKWYDSVFYGLVWFFWWLKDLTKNFGWAIVLFTLIVRLILYPLYHAQTKSLINMRKLQPQIEAIKKKYKDPTKQQEALLKLYREAGVNPASGCLMLLIQLPIFMLLWSVIRYYVEEFAYSGNFLIWKDLSSGGFSNNWLFLIITIVASYYSTLLTSQDARTAWQGIIMSVIFPFLFVGLPSGLFLYYATNTLIQLAVTYYTYKRYKIKGLTTRELLGLPKKA